In Leptospira koniambonensis, a single genomic region encodes these proteins:
- a CDS encoding ABC transporter ATP-binding protein encodes MASLQVSDLSKSYFGKVAISNLNFSIPKNRITGLLGPNGAGKTTALRILTGFVQPDKGSVSLDGISLEKDPQKIKQRLGYLPESSAIYPDMTVGEYLDFIGNARGMETSFFKKRKKEVLELCDLRSQIFSLAGILSKGTRQRLALAGALLHDPDWIVLDEPSSGLDPIQISHFRDVLRNLGKDKIVLLSTHILSEVEETCDHALVLHKGNLVADLPVSEFKRSDSVLLIAKTDKETLGKIIEGTNVQILSAEKEREYTKFRLESSSLKPEEIFEIVRKESFAILEYKVSQKSLESVFQDLVGD; translated from the coding sequence GTGGCCTCTCTCCAGGTATCCGATCTTTCTAAATCCTATTTCGGGAAGGTCGCGATTTCGAATCTAAATTTCTCCATTCCAAAAAACAGGATCACAGGTTTACTTGGACCGAATGGTGCAGGAAAAACAACTGCTCTCAGAATACTTACAGGTTTTGTACAACCGGATAAAGGTTCCGTTTCTCTCGACGGCATCTCTTTAGAGAAAGATCCACAAAAGATAAAACAAAGATTAGGTTATCTTCCAGAATCTTCCGCGATCTATCCGGATATGACTGTGGGAGAATATTTAGATTTTATTGGGAATGCAAGAGGAATGGAAACTTCCTTTTTCAAAAAAAGAAAAAAAGAAGTATTAGAACTTTGTGATCTAAGGTCCCAAATATTTTCTTTAGCAGGAATTTTGTCTAAAGGTACAAGACAAAGATTGGCATTGGCAGGAGCATTACTTCATGATCCAGATTGGATCGTTTTAGATGAGCCAAGTTCCGGTTTGGATCCTATCCAAATTTCTCATTTCAGAGATGTGCTCCGAAATTTAGGAAAAGATAAAATAGTATTATTATCCACTCATATACTCTCAGAAGTAGAGGAAACCTGCGATCATGCCTTAGTTTTACATAAAGGGAACTTAGTTGCAGATCTTCCTGTATCAGAATTCAAAAGATCAGATTCCGTTCTTCTTATAGCCAAAACAGATAAAGAAACCTTGGGAAAAATTATAGAGGGTACGAATGTACAAATCCTTTCTGCAGAAAAAGAAAGAGAATATACTAAATTTAGATTGGAATCTTCCTCTCTCAAACCTGAGGAAATTTTCGAGATCGTCCGGAAGGAATCTTTTGCAATTTTAGAATATAAGGTGTCTCAAAAGTCTCTAGAATCAGTCTTTCAGGATCTTGTTGGTGATTAA